Proteins encoded together in one Saccharopolyspora pogona window:
- a CDS encoding acyl carrier protein: MSTIEDRVIKITAEKLDVKKEHMDLTALLIDDLGADDLAMAELGRRSRGSSASKSPTPTWSSGGP; encoded by the coding sequence GACCATCGAGGATCGGGTCATCAAGATCACCGCCGAGAAGTTGGACGTCAAAAAGGAGCACATGGACCTCACGGCCCTACTCATCGACGACCTCGGCGCTGACGATCTGGCAATGGCGGAGCTGGGGAGGCGATCGAGGGGGAGTTCGGCATCAAAATCCCCTACGCCGACGTGGAGCAGTGGCGGACCGTGA
- a CDS encoding isochorismatase family protein, with protein sequence MNRALIVIDVQNDFCEGGSVPVSGGADVAAAIADFVNRQTGYSLVVATRDHHIDPGDHFSERPDFVHSWPSHCVQGSEGSEFHPNFEPVVASGAVDEVFYKGHHAAAYSGFLGINEAGSSLADWLREHDVGQVDVVGIATDHCVRATALDAVREGFAAQVLLELTAAVAAKTTDAAVEDLRKAGVKLNGSPVLAND encoded by the coding sequence TTGAACCGAGCTTTGATCGTCATCGACGTGCAGAACGACTTCTGCGAGGGCGGCAGCGTTCCCGTGTCCGGCGGCGCGGACGTGGCTGCTGCCATCGCCGACTTCGTGAACCGGCAGACGGGCTACAGCCTCGTCGTCGCCACGCGCGACCACCACATCGACCCGGGCGACCACTTCTCGGAGCGCCCGGACTTCGTGCACTCCTGGCCTTCCCACTGCGTACAGGGGAGCGAAGGCAGCGAGTTCCACCCGAACTTCGAGCCCGTCGTCGCATCAGGTGCCGTTGACGAGGTCTTCTACAAGGGCCACCACGCAGCCGCCTACAGCGGGTTCCTCGGCATCAACGAGGCCGGGAGTTCACTGGCCGACTGGCTGCGCGAGCACGACGTCGGCCAGGTGGACGTCGTCGGCATCGCCACCGACCACTGCGTGCGGGCCACGGCCCTGGACGCAGTCCGTGAGGGCTTCGCGGCGCAGGTCCTGCTCGAGCTGACCGCGGCCGTCGCCGCGAAGACCACCGACGCGGCCGTGGAGGACCTGCGCAAGGCAGGCGTGAAGCTCAACGGCAGCCCGGTACTCGCGAACGACTGA